In Nostoc sphaeroides, the genomic window GCAATAAGTTTATCGTTATTGTTAATGTGAAAAACATTCACATTTTGCCCACGCAGCCCACGAGTGTTGTTAAACCAGTTGCGGCGTAAGCGAATTAGAGATTGATAAAGATCCCAAATCCCCTTGAATCGATCTTTTTTACTCCAATCCAAGGGAGTATTATCTGCCCAGCTGCCCCATTCTAAAAACTCCTGTCCCTGAAAAATCATAGGAATCCCTGGAGTTGTAAACAGTAACACAGCCCCCAAAGTTGATCTCTTTCTAGCAAACCAACTATCGGCATTACCTCGCCAAATTTCTTCAGGAAGTCGATAATGGTCAGGTCTTTCTTGAGGATTCAAAGAACGAGCCACTTCATCGTGGGATTCGGTGTAAATTACCCTCTCAAACGCATCAGTTCCATAGCGATGATAAATAACATCTCGGATTGCAAACATATTGCGGTCTCGATCATTAGGAGTTATTAACGTATCCCTGACTGGACGCACAAACTCTTGAGACCACTGGGTATCAAAGCCAGCACCACCTGCGCCTGTATCTTTGGTAATCCATTCATTGTTTCTTATATCTTCGGCAATTGTAATTTTCCAAGGCTGTCGAGCATTAATCTCGTTGTTAATCCACTGAATTAAACTCCAGCCTTCAGCTATATCATTACTAGGGTCATTATTATTGCCGAAAATATTACGGATAAAGGCAGTTGCATCAAAGCGTAAACCATCGCAACGGCATTCTTCTAACCACATCAAAGCATTGTCACGTATATATTGGCGTACTTCTCCACGACCGTAATCGGGTCGGGTATTTCCCCAAGGAGTCCTGTCTCGGTCATCATTATAAAAGTAAATACCTCCTTTATTATTTTGATTCCAACTAGTAAATCGCCACATATCTAGGTCACGGGGGCCAAAGTGGTTATAAACCACATCAACAATGACGGCAATGCCAAAATTATGAACAGTTTGGACAAAATCCTTAAAGTCTGAAGGTGTACCAAACACACTCTCGATCGCAAAAGGATGAGATGGATTGTATCCCCAAGATAAATCACCAGGAAACTCTGCTGCTGGCATCACATGAATCGCGTTTATCCCTAGAGCTTGCAAATCTGGTAGTTTAGCCTTGATACTGCGAAAGGTTCCTAAACCTGGATCAATATCATCATTAAAAGTACCTACGTGCATTTCGTAGATGATTAATTCGTTCCATGCTGGCATGGAGAAGTTGGTAGATGTCCAATTAAAGTTGAGGTCAACAATAATTGAATTACCTACTGAACTGGTAACATCTCTTGCATACGGGTCATTCTTGTAAACTGAGTTAGTTCCTTCATGGATCACAAACTTATATTGTTGCCCTACAGATGCAACAGTTACCTCAGTAGACCAGAATCCATTATTTTCTGAATCTAACGGGTGTGCTGTGGGAGACCAACTGTTAAATTCACCTGCAACGCTAACACCATCAACATTAGGGACCCAAACACGAAATGACACACCACTTCCACTAGCAAAGGGAATTGCTCCCATACCAGACTGAGAAGAAACCATGTTGACTCAATTCCTTTTTTGAAAAAATCTATATCTGCCAAAGATATTTCCAAGTTCAGTTTCCCTGAATTATCTTAGGCGGTGAGCAATTAATCGTATCCACCAAACATAAATAGGGAAATATCTTCATCTGTGGCATTCATCAGACCATGTAAATTTCCCCCTTTCAGCATTGCTAAACTACCCGACTTTAAAGTACGAATTTCAAAACACCGTTCCCGTGTTGGTAACTTACACCAGTCTCCGACAACCATATAGCCCCGCCCAGACATCATCAAAAAAATCTCTTGATTATCGCGGTGACGATGTAAACCAATGCCACATTCTGGTTTGAGAATATGCAAATCCATGTAGTCAACGGCCATAAATTCCTCTCGCCGTTTCCCTTCCATCACCTTCTTGCCAAAAGCATCCAGATTCCACCACTCTAGTTGTCTTGCAAGTTCGCCACTACCTTTAAAATCAAAGTAGTTTGACATCAGGTTACGAAATTCTAAAAAGCCAAAACCACCATGTGGGTTAGGACTAATGCCGACCTGTAAATATTGATCCCAGCCTCGCTGGATCATATTGAATTCGTAATGATAATTAGCTCCATTTTGAGAATCCCAGATTGTTTGTGGGAAATTTGCCCAACATAACTCTATATGAAGCGGTAAAATCGGGTGCATCGAACTTGTTGGTGCAATTTGGCGCATATCCTGATTGGCAACCACATCACGGCTAAAATCATTGAGGCTACCATGTATTAAATCAGTGCGAATTTGCAATTCTCCCCGATCAATTGCTGCTCGACCTTTGCTATCGAGTAAATCACGTAGATTGTTACCTGTATAGCCCCAAAATTCTACCTCATAGCGATCGCTTCTTTCGTTATAAGGCACTGTGATTAGTGAGGAAGTTGCTACCGCACCCACTTTAATCCACAACTTAATTGTGTCGCCTAATTTATGATTGGTGGCTTGAGAAAGTTTAGAGTCGGGGCCACCTCGATAGGAAACCCGCAGAAAAGGAAAAGTTATATTATTGGCTATAATCCAACCACGAATCAAATGAGTATCAGTGGTACGAAAGTCGCGGATATTTTGCTTTTGAAAATCATTCTTATCATCCTGAGTTGTTGGGTCTACATTATTAGTTTCAGCAGGGCTACTGGGGTTATAAAGCTGTAAATAATTATAGGGAAAAAGATATTGTAAAGTGTCATGAAGATAGTATTCACGTTCCGCAGCCAGTTGAGCCTGCTGTATTAAACTCATGACTCTCAACAGAGGATTATTATTTCTATAATCTGGTTTTGTGTTTGGCTCAACACGAAATACTTGGTCAGAATGGACGATAAACATAGCTTATGTAGTAGTAAAAAACTTGGTAAAGTTATTGTGGTGTGAAGCAGCTTAACTACTGTGGTAAAGAAAAGCAACGAACTTCAAAGGCTTAGTACCAGGGTTACGAATGCCGTGGATACCTCCACTCTTTGTAAAAATAATACTGCCAGGTTTTACGGGTAGTTCTTTACATTCCTTGAAACCAATACCAAAGATGTTGCGTTCGACTGTGGGAAATGTCTCAGTCTGTGGGTCATCCCCCACTCCCATATAAGCAATGCCTTCACCCTCTACTATGTAATAGAGTTCTTCTGAGCCAATATGCTGATGAGTACCTTCCACCTTACCAGGTGGAATAATGACTTCATGGAAAAAGACCACTGAGCTACCAAATTCACGCTGCAAAAGCCAGCGCATTTCTATAATGTTTTCACTAGCTCGTTCTGGATCGCCATCGTTCATCATGGCGTTGAGGTATCGGACTGGGTTAGTCTGATCTGCCTGGAGATACCATCCCCTCTGGAAATCAATTAAATAATTGAGGACATCAACTGTATTTTGTGGGGAACTGGGCGTTTGTGTATTGGGAACTTGGAATGAGCGGCGGAAGTTGTTGTCCCAAGCCGGATTGCCAATCGTAAAACCAAAGGGCAGGTCGCGATCATTTTCTCGAAAGGATAACTCTATGCGCTTGAGTTGTTTTATATTCTTGAGAGCAGGATTGAAAGCAGAAATTCTTGTTATTGAACCCTGATGTCCCATCATGTCTAGAACTTTGACATCATGGTCAGTGTTGGCAGGTGGTTCTAGCGTTTCCCAAATTTCTACTTGATGGGCATCAATCCAAGGACAATGCCTCAGCTTAATAGTTGCACCGACAGGAGGTAAATTTTCTGGCAAAAGATTGATGTAAGCCATCAATTCACCCTGAACAAAACGATTACGGATTCGGGCTTGCTCAATTAAGCGACTGGCTCGATACTCTACTCGTAAGAAATTACACAAAAATTTGCCATCAAGATAGACTTCGCCTTTGAGGACGTTAATATCAAGTTGACCTCGAACTTCTTGAACATTATATCGGTAACGTGGGCTACGAGTTGCATTGAGGTACTGGGCATGATATATGCGATCGGGAAAGAAGACGACATGAAAAATGTCGTTTTCGGGACGGGTAAAAATTTCGTTAAATCGAGGGTCAGCCATTAAATTCTTGCCAATAAGTGGTCAGCAATACGAAATGCGTTAGCTTCAATCGTATGAGTGGGATTAGCACCACCAGAGGTGGGCATAAAAGAACCATCTGTTACGTAAAGATTATCGAAGTCCCAGGCACGGCAGTTGATATCCAGCACAGAATCATTGCGATCGCTGCCAAACCTCGCTCCACCCAAGATGTGATTAGCAATACGAGTTAATGCGTTTTCAGCTAAATAAATACCCCCCTCTTCTATTGCGTCTCTATCTGGGTTTGCCCCTCCTAAACGCAGTATTTCTTCACACTGTTTTGCCATTACATCCATTAAGTATTTATCGTGACTATGCCAGTCTTTAAGAATGTAAGCCACAGGGCGATTCCACTTATCTTTAACTGTTGGATGTAACTCGATACGGTTGCTCTTGAGAGGAACTTGATTAGCCATAAAACTGACGGATAAGCGAGTGCCAAAGTTTTCATTAAAGAAATCCACCATGCCCTGTCCATGCAGAAAACGGGGATTGTTTTGACCAGTTATCGAACCCCAATAACCTGAATCAAAAGCTTTCCAGAAAGTATCAAGGTCTTGACTCCCATGAGTACGTCCTAAGGAAATGGGCAAGGCTTGATCAGAAGTATTGTTGTAGATTGCTGCTCCAGCCCATAGTCCGTTCTCTTTAAGGAACGCTTCACTAGAGGTGTAGTCAATCGCCCAATCACTATCCAGGCTCACAGATTTATCAAACTTTAATGGTGGATATTGCTGCTGATCGCCAACAACAATAGTCTCTGCTCCGCCAAAGCAGTGTGTGAGGAAATACTTGCCCAGCAAGTCATTTTGGTGAATACGCCGATCAAACTCTGGATTAGCCGCCGCCGAAAGTTTTAATAATCGTATAGACTCGATAGCCGAACAAGCAACTATGACAATAGCTCCTGGTTTAACTGTTAGAGTTTTTTCTCGTCCCGCCGGATCTCTGTAATAGAGGCGATGAACTCGACTCCCTTCACAGTCAAGATGAGTGACAACACAGTTAGTCCATATTTGGAAATTAGGTAAATTTTCAATTGGACTCAGCAGAGAAACCCATGTACTAGATTTCAACCCTAAAGGATCGCCATAACGATTAACATAACTGGTCTTAATCGTTTCTGGGTTTTGTGGTATTTTCCGCCCACTGGGTGCATGATCCTGAGTGATGACGGCTAGAGGAGTGCGGTAAGGCTGAATGGTTTTGCCTTGATTAGTATAGTTTTGACCCAGTTGCACCATCCCCTTATGCGCAAATTCACTAATGGGATTGGGTGAGAGTGGTGTTTGTAAAAAGTTTTTGCTAAATGGCTTTAACTGATTTTCGGCGCTTCCATTGATTCCTACTAACTCTTCAACTTCGCAGTAATAAGGTTCTAAGTCTTCGTAAGAAATGGGCCAGTCACGAGCTTCGCGTTCAATATCACCGTTGGGATCGGCTTTAATATCAGTACGGCCAGCATTGAAGCTTTGCAACTTCAAATCTACTGCTGTAAAGCGCAGGTGAACTGCTCCATAAAGCTGAGTTCCGCCACCTACAACTTGTGCTGTATATCCTTCAATAGTGGCGCGATCGCTACCATCTTTTTCCCTATAAATATGCGGTTCATCATTAATATCCGGCTCTACGTGACTAGAATAATATTCCCCATTGTTGTTAGCTACTTGAGAGATTTGCAACCGCTTTTCTGTCCCTGTGGAGAATAACTCATCTCGTTTGAAATCACTCAGCCCATCTTTAGTTTGATATTGAGGACGAAACAGAGGCCCTTTTTCTAAAATTAAAACTGATTTTCCTTTTTTGGCTATTCTATTGGCAATTGGCGCTCCTCCAGCACCACTACCAATAATGATCACATCAAAATCACTCATAAAATCATGT contains:
- a CDS encoding cupin domain-containing protein; translation: MADPRFNEIFTRPENDIFHVVFFPDRIYHAQYLNATRSPRYRYNVQEVRGQLDINVLKGEVYLDGKFLCNFLRVEYRASRLIEQARIRNRFVQGELMAYINLLPENLPPVGATIKLRHCPWIDAHQVEIWETLEPPANTDHDVKVLDMMGHQGSITRISAFNPALKNIKQLKRIELSFRENDRDLPFGFTIGNPAWDNNFRRSFQVPNTQTPSSPQNTVDVLNYLIDFQRGWYLQADQTNPVRYLNAMMNDGDPERASENIIEMRWLLQREFGSSVVFFHEVIIPPGKVEGTHQHIGSEELYYIVEGEGIAYMGVGDDPQTETFPTVERNIFGIGFKECKELPVKPGSIIFTKSGGIHGIRNPGTKPLKFVAFLYHSS
- a CDS encoding GMC oxidoreductase — its product is MGVFSRTLSIQLATISRSTFGYKPRLSGLNKQQKYQYALLKQLRSQPLMATGYLLTTIGHDFMSDFDVIIIGSGAGGAPIANRIAKKGKSVLILEKGPLFRPQYQTKDGLSDFKRDELFSTGTEKRLQISQVANNNGEYYSSHVEPDINDEPHIYREKDGSDRATIEGYTAQVVGGGTQLYGAVHLRFTAVDLKLQSFNAGRTDIKADPNGDIEREARDWPISYEDLEPYYCEVEELVGINGSAENQLKPFSKNFLQTPLSPNPISEFAHKGMVQLGQNYTNQGKTIQPYRTPLAVITQDHAPSGRKIPQNPETIKTSYVNRYGDPLGLKSSTWVSLLSPIENLPNFQIWTNCVVTHLDCEGSRVHRLYYRDPAGREKTLTVKPGAIVIVACSAIESIRLLKLSAAANPEFDRRIHQNDLLGKYFLTHCFGGAETIVVGDQQQYPPLKFDKSVSLDSDWAIDYTSSEAFLKENGLWAGAAIYNNTSDQALPISLGRTHGSQDLDTFWKAFDSGYWGSITGQNNPRFLHGQGMVDFFNENFGTRLSVSFMANQVPLKSNRIELHPTVKDKWNRPVAYILKDWHSHDKYLMDVMAKQCEEILRLGGANPDRDAIEEGGIYLAENALTRIANHILGGARFGSDRNDSVLDINCRAWDFDNLYVTDGSFMPTSGGANPTHTIEANAFRIADHLLARI
- a CDS encoding alpha-amylase family glycosyl hydrolase, with protein sequence MVSSQSGMGAIPFASGSGVSFRVWVPNVDGVSVAGEFNSWSPTAHPLDSENNGFWSTEVTVASVGQQYKFVIHEGTNSVYKNDPYARDVTSSVGNSIIVDLNFNWTSTNFSMPAWNELIIYEMHVGTFNDDIDPGLGTFRSIKAKLPDLQALGINAIHVMPAAEFPGDLSWGYNPSHPFAIESVFGTPSDFKDFVQTVHNFGIAVIVDVVYNHFGPRDLDMWRFTSWNQNNKGGIYFYNDDRDRTPWGNTRPDYGRGEVRQYIRDNALMWLEECRCDGLRFDATAFIRNIFGNNNDPSNDIAEGWSLIQWINNEINARQPWKITIAEDIRNNEWITKDTGAGGAGFDTQWSQEFVRPVRDTLITPNDRDRNMFAIRDVIYHRYGTDAFERVIYTESHDEVARSLNPQERPDHYRLPEEIWRGNADSWFARKRSTLGAVLLFTTPGIPMIFQGQEFLEWGSWADNTPLDWSKKDRFKGIWDLYQSLIRLRRNWFNNTRGLRGQNVNVFHINNNDKLIAFHRWENGGRGDDVIVVLNFSDRNYDSYTIGFPSPGTWYVRFNSDWQGFSPDFGNFPGYNTTAGRAIWGDTDGLTFAGNVGIGAYSGLIFSQ
- a CDS encoding cupin domain-containing protein, which translates into the protein MFIVHSDQVFRVEPNTKPDYRNNNPLLRVMSLIQQAQLAAEREYYLHDTLQYLFPYNYLQLYNPSSPAETNNVDPTTQDDKNDFQKQNIRDFRTTDTHLIRGWIIANNITFPFLRVSYRGGPDSKLSQATNHKLGDTIKLWIKVGAVATSSLITVPYNERSDRYEVEFWGYTGNNLRDLLDSKGRAAIDRGELQIRTDLIHGSLNDFSRDVVANQDMRQIAPTSSMHPILPLHIELCWANFPQTIWDSQNGANYHYEFNMIQRGWDQYLQVGISPNPHGGFGFLEFRNLMSNYFDFKGSGELARQLEWWNLDAFGKKVMEGKRREEFMAVDYMDLHILKPECGIGLHRHRDNQEIFLMMSGRGYMVVGDWCKLPTRERCFEIRTLKSGSLAMLKGGNLHGLMNATDEDISLFMFGGYD